The following coding sequences lie in one Lolium perenne isolate Kyuss_39 chromosome 2, Kyuss_2.0, whole genome shotgun sequence genomic window:
- the LOC127335135 gene encoding uncharacterized protein: MHGKRGYRIGDGCPPGFTDESLKQDICFLLDHIHGFYKAALDRLPMPSLAPRLLKAGMCIGFLDPVSNIIVNTIAYTASSSDEETRESILSKIITDTTDQFVFQVPLSLHKAEGMTMARRSLDGLVTFLTSHYRYLADRVALRYLCLAKADLLAAVRLIERDRNQKRNGKLACGIASRTTKVALECAAISARHPKPYILVKASLIMASPQIDVTTLVAGQDPSVSVFLRQARLSMNRSLDLCSKENKKRKRSEQKSTATESIEGSRAHSSLVSQSTFTYTRSLKLLLLGKIHGLYLQALAKLPRDGLRKRHHYSLLKCGYCYGPRDPVSNIILNSICLHNAYRQAAVASWHPDPEALVKFSMSSLNMESAELLTILQQGTLTNGAVECLTMALPPTKAKDQQNQVVTSSSKVLSKKQNRFISEFRKKFRRDQNFFARKANGALRKYSQQKGVDYKLHTICGVNPKVPEGPSIGTAMRKFKFEYFHINFLATAKGLNSAPQLFFAQCSNSVKEMRNRASWCTPISYSCIDNVRCFPCEFRGSKIVHPYDETYCGFYKDFFFLAKGKHDTPNGLAISACYSNSDKMCSLTEDWIYFDPNMDSKFAEMNPIPNVARKLRRWKARRIL; the protein is encoded by the exons ATGCATGGCAAGCGTGGTTACCGCATCGGAGACGGTTGTCCTCCCGGCTTCACAGATGAGAGCTTGAAGCAGGATATATGCTTTCTGCTTGATCACATCCATGGTTTCTACAAAGCAGCGCTTGATCGGCTTCCTATGCCCTCGCTAGCCCCACGCCTCCTGAAAGCTGGCATGTGCATCGGCTTCCTCGACCCAGTCTCCAACATCATCGTTAACACCATTGCCTACACCGCTTCATCGTCCGACGAGGAGACACGGGAGTCGATCCTGTCCAAGATCATTACCGACACCACTGACCAATTTGTCTTTCAAGTACCACTTTCCCTGCACAAGGCCGAAGGTATGACCATGGCGCGGCGGTCGCTGGACGGTCTTGTCACCTTCCTGACCTCCCACTACCGCTACCTCGCGGATCGGGTAGCGCTGCGCTACCTCTGCCTGGCCAAGGCTGACCTTCTCGCCGCCGTGCGCCTCATCGAGCGAGATCGTAACCAGAAGCGCAATGGCAAGCTCGCGTGCGGTATTGCATCACGTACAACCAAGGTTGCCCTGGAATGTGCCGCTATATCTGCAAGGCATCCTAAACCATACATCCTGGTGAAAGCGTCGCTGATTATGGCCTCTCCCCAGATAGATGTCACTACACTTGTTGCTGGACAAGACCCTAGCGTCTCTGTGTTTCTGAGGCAAGCTCGTCTGAGCATGAACCGATCACTGGATCTTTGTAGTAAGGAGAACAAGAAGAGAAAGAGAAGCGAGCAGAAATCTACTGCCACAGAGTCCATAGAGGGGAGCAGGGCACATAGTAGTCTTGTGTCTCAGTCGACATTCACATACACGCGGTCGTTGAAGCTGTTGCTCCTTGGCAAGATTCATGGGCTCTATTTACAGGCACTTGCCAAGCTGCCCCGGGATGGCCTGCGCAAGCGTCACCACTACAGCCTCCTCAAGTGTGGATATTGCTATGGACCCAGGGATCCTGTCTCCAACATTATTCTCAACTCCATCTG cCTCCACAATGCTTATAGGCAAGCGGCTGTTGCTTCATGGCATCCTGACCCTGAAGCTCTAGTGAAATTTTCCATGTCTTCCTTGAACATGGAGTCTGCCGAGTTGCTAACTATATTGCAGCAGGGCACACTCACAAACGGCGCAGTTGAGTGCCTCACCATGGCTTTGCCTCCTACCAAGGCCAAGGATCAACAGAACCAGGTGGTGACATCAAGCTCAAAGGTCTTGAGCAAAAAACAGAATAGGTTTATTTCAGAGTTCCGAAAGAAATTTAGGCGCGACCAAAACTTCTTTGCCAGAAAGGCCAATGGGGCTTTGAGGAAATACTCTCAGCAAAAAGGG GTGGACTATAAACTTCATACAATTTGCGGCGTGAATCCCAAGGTACCTGAAGGGCCAAGCATTGGGACCGCTATGCGGAAGTTCAAATTTGAGTACTTCCATATCAACTTTTTGGCAACAGCCAAGGGACTAAATTCTGCTCCACAACTATTCTTCGCTCAATGTAGCAATAgtgttaaagaaatgcggaatagggCATCCTGGTGCACCCCCATATCGTATTCTTGCATAGATAATG TTCGATGCTTCCCATGTGAGTTTAGAGGGTCAAAGATTGTGCATCCATATGATGAGACATATTGTGGGTTCTacaaggatttttttttttt GGCTAAGGGAAAACACGACACTCCCAATGGACTTGCTATCAGTGCCTGCTATTCTAATTCTGATAAAATGTGCTCACTGACAGAGGATTGGATCTATTTTGATCCCAATATGGACTCCAAGTTTGCAGAGATGAATCCGATTCCTAATGTGGCTAGAAAGTTGAGGAGGTGGAAAGCTAGAAGAATACTTTAA
- the LOC127335134 gene encoding formin-like protein 2, giving the protein MPGLSRRRLLLIVPFTVLLFSVCGNGETSAEAEDGVANVRLLLGLNTLGPRPLPKHRHGHGVAPTPAPAPARGRAHLPLLHKDARLPDPVPGKVTHNHKRGNGTGQSPRDGGAVAHGGKKSMQLVVVAAAAALSGAVVVLLVGLVVFLTCRKVQRRRDGADQNGATNKVSFDPGPNLFYLDAVKPYVEPGHDDGKAPETAAPKEDEPKREENEKDGAACSDDDDGGGSVHSSCCFQSSHFAYSELPDAKLPTGVSPSPSSRSRRRSSAPVTPADKNKVANAYSPQCPRTPGTPSNRDRVRRAHSPSSSESTARLFVGGSLKFPEVQSSSTHQSKEAKAEAGTVRSDASSGKTAPPPPPPPPPPPPPPLLQPACGPGVVPPPPPPPPPPLLQPACGPGVVPPPPPPPPLLILKEQNFRRNGGPPPPAPPGMSRLSAPVGKNGTALPKLKPLHWDKVRAAPNRRMVWDRIRSSSFELDEQMIESLFLYNSRLSAKHEEAQSRSPSLGHHVLDPKRLQNITILMKALNATAEQIYAALLHGSGLSVQQLEALIKMAPTKEEVEKLAAYDGDVEGLVPAERLVKLVLTIPCAFVRVEAMLYRETFADEVGHIRKSFAMLEDGCRELMSSKLFMKLLEAVLKTGNRMNVGTARGGAMAFKLDTLLKLADVKGTDGKTTLLHFVVQEMTRSQKSPTRAAEGTDIATGLAAELANVKKTATVDLDVLTTSVSNLSQGLSRIKELVGSDLSGDERNGCFVSYMAPFVSHADEVIRELEDGERRVLGHVRDITEYYHGDVGKVDEASPLRIFVIVRDFLGMLERVCKEVRGVKSFHAWNPVPSNA; this is encoded by the exons ATGCCAGGTCTCTCGAGACGCCGCCTCCTCTTGATCGTGCCATTCACCGTGCTTCTCTTCTCCGTTTGTGGCAACGGCGAGACGAGTGCAGAGGCTGAAGATGGCGTTGCCAACGTCAGATTGCTGCTTGGCCTCAACACTCTTGGTCCGAGGCCATTGCCGAAGCATCGTCACGGCCATGGCGTCGCCCCGACTCCGGCACCTGCACCGGCCAGGGGTCGTGCTCACTTGCCGCTGCTCCACAAGGACGCGCGGCTCCCGGACCCGGTTCCCGGTAAAGTCACCCACAACCACAAGAGAGGAAACGGCACGGGGCAGAGCCCGCGCGACGGGGGAGCTGTTGCACACGGAGGCAAGAAAAGCATGCAGCTAGTCGTCGTCGCGGCCGCCGCGGCGCTGTCCGGCGCGGTGGTGGTGCTCCTTGTCGGCCTCGTGGTGTTCCTGACGTGCAGGAAGGTCCAGAGGAGACGCGACGGGGCTGACCAGAACGGCGCCACTAACAAGGTGAGCTTCGACCCTGGCCCGAACCTGTTCTACCTGGACGCCGTCAAGCCGTACGTCGAGCCCGGGCACGATGACGGGAAGGCGCCGGAGACTGCCGCACCGAAAGAAGACGAGCCGAAGCGTGAAGAAAATGAAAAGGACGGTGCCGCTTGCTCGGACGACGATGACGGCGGCGGGTCGGTCCACTCGTCCTGCTGCTTCCAGTCATCGCACTTCGCCTACTCCGAGCTCCCGGACGCGAAGTTGCCAACCGGCGTGTCGCCGTCGCCCTCCTCCCGGTCAAGACGGCGGAGCTCTGCCCCTGTGACGCCCGCGGACAAGAATAAGGTCGCAAATGCTTACTCGCCGCAGTGCCCCCGCACGCCGGGTACGCCGAGCAATCGGGACCGAGTGCGCCGTGCCCACTCCCCCAGCTCGTCGGAGTCGACGGCACGGCTATTCGTTGGCGGTTCCCTGAAGTTTCCAGAAGTGCAGAGCAGCAGCACGCACCAATCAAAGGAGGCAAAAGCAGAGGCAGGAACCGTGCGCTCGGACGCTTCAAGTGGCAAGacagcgccaccaccacctcctcctccaccgccaccacctccacctccgttGCTGCAGCCAGCTTGTGGTCCGGGCGTcgtaccaccacctccgccaccaccgccacccccttTGCTGCAGCCAGCTTGTGGTCCGGGCGTTGtaccaccacctccgccgccgccgcccctgctGATACTGAAAGAACAGAATTTTCGGAGAAACGGTggcccgccgccgcccgcgccgccaggTATGTCCAGGCTGAGTGCGCCTGTCGGGAAGAATGGCACCGCGCTGCCTAAGCTGAAGCCGCTGCACTGGGACAAGGTGCGCGCCGCGCCCAACCGCCGGATGGTGTGGGACAGAATCCGATCAAGCTCGTTCGA ATTGGACGAGCAGATGATCGAGTCACTGTTCCTGTACAACTCGAGGCTCTCGGCGAAGCACGAGGAGGCACAGAGCCGGAGCCCCTCGCTGGGACACCATGTCCTGGACCCCAAGAGGCTGCAGAACATCACCATCCTGATGAAGGCCCTGAACGCCACCGCCGAGCAAATCTACGCCGCGCTGCTGCACG GGAGCGGCCTGTCGGTGCAGCAGTTGGAGGCCCTCATCAAGATGGCGCCCACGAAGGAGGAGGTCGAAAAGCTCGCCGCCTACGACGGGGACGTCGAGGGCCTGGTCCCGGCAGAGAGGCTCGTTAAACTGGTGCTCACCATACCGTGCGCGTTCGTGCGAGTGGAAGCGATGCTGTACCGGGAGACCTTCGCCGACGAAGTCGGACACATCAGGAAATCGTTCGCAATGCTCGAG GACGGGTGCAGGGAGCTGATGTCGAGCAAGCTGTTCATGAAGCTTCTAGAGGCCGTGCTCAAGACAGGGAACCGGATGAACGTCGGGACGGCGCGGGGCGGCGCCATGGCGTTCAAGCTCGACACGCTGCTCAAGCTAGCCGACGTCAAGGGCACGGACGGGAAGACCACGCTGCTGCACTTCGTGGTCCAGGAGATGACCCGGTCACAGAAGTCGCCCACGCGCGCTGCCGAGGGTACGGACATCGCCACCGGCCTCGCCGCCGAGCTCGCCAACGTCAAGAAGACGGCCACCGTGGACCTGGACGTGCTCACCACGTCAGTCTCCAATCTATCTCAGGGCCTGTCCCGTATCAAGGAGCTGGTGGGGAGTGACCTCTCCGGCGACGAACGGAATGGGTGCTTCGTCTCCTACATGGCGCCTTTCGTCAGCCACGCCGACGAGGTGATCCGGGAGCTGGAGGACGGCGAGCGACGGGTGCTGGGCCACGTCAGGGACATCACCGAGTACTACCACGGCGACGTCGGCAAGGTCGACGAGGCCAGCCCGCTCAGGATCTTCGTTATCGTCAGGGACTTCTTGGGGATGCTGGAGAGGGTGTGCAAGGAGGTGAGGGGAGTCAAGAGCTTCCATGCTTGGAATCCTGTTCCAAGCAACGCATGA